A genomic window from Gossypium hirsutum isolate 1008001.06 chromosome D12, Gossypium_hirsutum_v2.1, whole genome shotgun sequence includes:
- the LOC107945783 gene encoding protein STRICTOSIDINE SYNTHASE-LIKE 5, whose product MPSPAPHPKKRLCPFPLLLSTLFPVLAAVLVYQLDPFDPAPLPIHELGQAAMSVSLRNDRMLQGAELVGAGELLGLEDIACDSKSHLIYTGCQDGRIKRVRLHHADSAVEKWVNTHGRPLGVALGHNGEAIVADGYKGLLNISRDGEVEVLTEEADGLKFKLADGVDVADNGMIYFTDASYKYSMEDSVWDVLEGKPHGRLMSFDPVTRKTRVLVTHLYFANGVAVSPRQNSLILCETTMRRCRKYYIEGNKQGELEKFVDNLTGLPDNIKYDGEGHYWIALATGNSVVLDLALRYAFIRKAMGLMEKYIGGLSKGKNAGLEDCQRGKMQVS is encoded by the exons ATGCCATCTCCTGCTCCTCATCCAAAAAAGAGACTATGCCCCTTCCCTCTTCTTTTATCCACTTTGTTTCCCGTACTGGCAGCTGTGCTTGTCTACCAGCTTGATCCATTCGATCCAGCTCCTTTGCCCATCCACGAGTTGGGTCAGGCAGCCATGTCTGTGTCGTTGCGCAACGATCGCATGCTGCAAGGTGCAGAGCTCGTGGGTGCAGGGGAGTTGCTAGGACTAGAAGACATCGCATGTGATTCCAAGTCGCACCTCATTTACACCGGCTGTCAGGATGGGAGGATCAAGCGAGTTAGATTGCACCACGCAGATTCAGCAGTGGAAAAATGGGTTAACACCCACGGTAGACCGCTAGGAGTGGCTCTTGGCCACAATGGGGAAGCTATCGTGGCTGATGGTTATAAG GGACTGCTGAATATAAGCAGAGATGGTGAGGTGGAGGTGCTAACGGAGGAGGCTGATGGGTTGAAATTCAAGCTTGCGGATGGAGTAGATGTAGCTGACAATGGTATGATATACTTCACCGACGCTTCCTACAAATATAGCATGGAAGATAGCGTTTGGGACGTGCTGGAGGGTAAGCCACATGGGCGGCTTATGAGCTTCGATCCTGTTACCAGAAAAACCAGGGTGTTAGTCACCCATCTTTACTTTGCTAATGGAGTTGCTGTGTCACCACGTCAAAATTCTCTAATCTTATGTGAAACCACAAT GAGAAGATGTAGAAAATATTACATAGAGGGCAACAAACAGGGAGAGCTAGAGAAATTTGTGGATAACTTGACTGGTCTGCCtgataatattaaatatgatgGAGAGGGCCACTACTGGATTGCATTAGCCAcg GGAAATTCGGTTGTTTTGGACTTGGCATTGAGATATGCTTTCATCCGAAAGGCCATGGGACTGATGGAGAAGTACATTGGAGGATTGTCAAAGGGGAAAAATGCAGGTTTGGAGGATTGTCAAAGGGGAAAAATGCAGGTGTCTTAG